A genomic segment from Gossypium hirsutum isolate 1008001.06 chromosome D04, Gossypium_hirsutum_v2.1, whole genome shotgun sequence encodes:
- the LOC107899022 gene encoding fructose-1,6-bisphosphatase, chloroplastic — protein sequence MVQAISTSSCCNILFSKSHRSTFPHSLHRFNHYSPSFAHRISTGVQRKAVELPLPETVTQQVQNKEQRKTQFAIENLTSWLLKQELAGNIDAELTIVLSSISLACKQIASLLQRSSIINLTGGQGTINVQGEDQKKLDVISNELFCNCLRSSGRTGIIASEEEDIPVAVEETYSGNYIVVFDPIDGSANIDTALTTGSIFGIYGPDEQCLIDLDDTSTLDQAREKCIINVCQPGRNLLVAGYCLYSSSVVFAISLGKGVFAFTLDPTYGEFVLTHENIKIPESGKIYSFNEGNYDLWDDKLKNYLDHLRQPGSNGKPYSGRYIGCLVGEIHRMLLRGGIYGNPKNKNSKNGNLRLLYECAPMSFLIEQAGGTAIDGVQRILDIVPEQVHQRTPIFIGSPDEVQKLQKYLA from the exons atggttCAGGCAATTTCAACTTCGTCCTGTTGCAATATCCTCTTCTCAAAGTCACATCGATCCACCTTTCCTCATAGCCTTCATCGTTTCAATCACTACTCGCCAAGTTTCGCACACAGAATTTCCACCGGCGTTCAACGTAAAGCGGTGGAACTTCCATTGCCGGAAACAGTGACACAACAAGTCCAAAACAAGGAGCAAAGGAAGACCCAGTTTGCAATCGAGAATTTAACCTCTTGGCTGTTGAAACAAGAACTAGCAGGCAACATTGACGCCGAGCTCACTATTGTTCTATCAAGCATCTCCTTGGCTTGTAAACAGATAGCTTCGTTGCTCCAAAGATCAAGCATTATTAATCTCACCGGCGGCCAAGGTACTATCAATGTCCAAGGTGAAGACCAGAAGAAGCTGGACGTTATATCCAATGAG TTGTTCTGCAACTGCCTAAGATCAAGTGGACGAACAGGGATTATAGCATCAGAGGAAGAAGATATACCTGTTGCAGTTGAAGAAACTTATTCTGGAAACTACATTGTTGTCTTTGATCCTATTGATGGATCAGCCAATATTGATACTGCATTAACAACTGGATCAATCTTTGGCATATATGGCCCTGACGAGCAATGCCTTATCGATCTCGATGATACCTCCACG CTTGATCAAGCAAGAGAAAAATGCATCATCAATGTTTGCCAGCCAGGGAGAAATTTATTGGTTGCTGGCTATTGTCTATATTCAAGCTCTGTAGTGTTCGCCATCTCCTTAGGCAAGGGGGTGTTTGCATTCACCCTAGATCCCACTTATGGAGAATTTGTGTTAACACATGAGAATATCAAAATACCTGAGTCTGGTAAAATTTACTCTTTCAATGAAGGAAATTATGACCTCTGGGATGACAAACTGAAGAACTACCTTGACCACCTTAGGCAACCAGGATCCAATGGCAAACCATACTCAGGCCGCTACATAGGTTGCCTTGTTGGTGAAATTCATCGAATGCTGCTTCGCGGTGGCATCTATGGCAACCCTaaaaacaagaacagcaaaaatgGAAATCTGAGGCTACTATATGAGTGTGCACCAATGAGCTTTTTAATAGAACAAGCTGGTGGCACTGCAATAGATGGAGTTCAAAGAATTCTTGACATCGTACCTGAGCAG GTACACCAACGTACACCAATTTTCATTGGAAGCCCAGATGAAGTTCAGAAATTACAGAAGTACTTGGCTTGA